A single genomic interval of uncultured Pseudodesulfovibrio sp. harbors:
- a CDS encoding DUF3369 domain-containing protein: MTTDELVFAEENEDAQDITASPDTAHWKLLVVDDDDFVHKVTDMVLRDYEFEGRGLDILTAYSAKEGMEAMKKHSDIAVILLDVVMETAHAGLNMAAWIRDELKNRMTRIILRTGQPGEAPEQEVIFKYDINDYKEKSELTSQKLYTTITSAIRSYRDIRTIERNRRGLAQIVAASPTIFKSQSLGDFASGVLTQLSSTICLEDDSLMARSSGLAIAKHEDALKVIASTGKFTPNRGQEVSLLRDPEAVRHIEQAVRDQDSFFSGDAFVGYYQTSGGSENVIYLRGAQPLEEADRELIEIFSSNISVAFDNIDLNRTITDTQKELLFTLGEVVETRSSETANHVRRVAEYSYILGKHAGMSEEEANRLRMASPMHDVGKIGIPDAILLKPSKLDKDEFEQIKKHTTIGYEVLKGSSRPIMQMAATVALEHHERWDGTGYPNGLSGEAISLAGRITILADVFDALGSKRIYKQAWLTSDILNFIEENKGTMFDPALVTLFMENLDEFLEIKNSLPDEN; this comes from the coding sequence ATGACCACAGATGAACTTGTTTTTGCAGAGGAAAACGAAGACGCGCAGGACATCACAGCCTCGCCCGATACGGCCCACTGGAAACTGTTGGTCGTGGATGACGACGACTTCGTTCACAAGGTCACGGACATGGTTTTGCGTGATTACGAATTCGAAGGGCGTGGACTGGACATCCTCACAGCCTACTCGGCCAAGGAAGGCATGGAGGCCATGAAGAAACACTCCGACATCGCCGTCATCCTGCTCGACGTGGTCATGGAAACGGCGCACGCGGGGCTGAACATGGCCGCATGGATTCGCGACGAACTGAAAAACAGGATGACGCGCATCATCCTGCGAACAGGCCAGCCGGGTGAAGCGCCGGAGCAGGAAGTCATCTTCAAGTACGACATCAACGACTACAAGGAAAAATCCGAACTGACATCGCAGAAGCTCTACACCACGATAACCTCGGCGATCCGTTCTTACCGGGATATCCGCACCATCGAACGCAACCGGCGTGGACTGGCACAAATCGTCGCAGCCTCTCCCACGATATTCAAATCACAGTCACTCGGGGATTTCGCCTCAGGCGTACTGACGCAACTCTCTTCCACAATCTGTCTGGAAGACGACTCGCTCATGGCCCGATCCTCGGGACTGGCGATAGCGAAACATGAAGACGCTCTCAAGGTCATCGCTTCCACTGGAAAATTCACGCCGAACCGGGGACAGGAAGTATCGCTTCTTAGAGATCCGGAAGCCGTCAGACACATTGAGCAGGCTGTCCGGGATCAGGATAGTTTCTTCTCGGGAGACGCCTTTGTGGGCTACTACCAGACGTCTGGAGGCTCGGAGAACGTCATCTACCTGAGGGGAGCACAGCCGCTTGAAGAGGCTGATCGAGAGCTTATCGAAATCTTTTCGTCAAACATCTCCGTGGCGTTCGACAACATAGACCTCAACCGCACCATTACCGATACGCAGAAAGAATTGCTTTTTACTCTGGGAGAAGTCGTGGAAACACGCTCCTCGGAAACCGCGAACCATGTGCGACGCGTAGCAGAGTATTCCTATATTCTGGGTAAGCATGCCGGGATGAGCGAAGAAGAGGCAAATCGCCTGCGGATGGCATCGCCGATGCATGATGTCGGCAAGATAGGCATCCCCGACGCTATCCTGCTCAAACCGTCCAAGCTCGACAAGGACGAATTCGAACAGATAAAAAAACATACGACCATCGGTTACGAAGTACTTAAAGGCTCCAGCCGCCCGATCATGCAAATGGCCGCGACAGTGGCTCTGGAGCACCATGAACGGTGGGATGGAACGGGTTATCCGAACGGCCTGAGCGGTGAAGCCATTTCACTGGCGGGACGCATCACCATACTTGCGGATGTCTTTGACGCTCTCGGCTCCAAACGGATCTACAAGCAGGCATGGCTCACAAGCGACATCCTCAACTTCATAGAGGAAAACAAGGGAACCATGTTCGACCCGGCCCTTGTCACCCTGTTCATGGAAAACCTTGATGAATTTCTGGAAATCAAAAACAGCCTGCCGGATGAGAACTGA
- a CDS encoding ABC transporter substrate-binding protein produces MTQHSSRLPKALGATIIVMFLAVLGVVPCSSSSAAEQQSQITLQLSGPHQFQFAGYYAALEKGFYRQEGLEVSLIERSPKMDATTEVIDGRADFGVNGPKILLDYFEGAPIRVLAAIFQHSPDIIISRDDAGINGPPYLRGKRFTIDRSTPPAILGMLKTQGVDPQTFMTEASPPTVGDIINGSADAIVGRQTEHPFALRQAGIPISSMRPISYGIDFYGDCLFTSERLAKKDPALVEAFTRASLKGWDYAMAHSNEIIGVIYSKYVTNRSWSALVFEAKAMRGLLLPKLVQTGSMTHNRWEHIADVYRDIGLTSNERPLDDFIYVSRSERKVEWLKRWSPYLLPTGLVAALMTLTLLFFNRRLKNGIERRTRELENSRQSLRQVIDLVPDMVYVTNREGLFLLANRAAADYHGFTVNELTGKKLTDVYNQAEAQRLIAEDLEVLDTGFPKVVLEEPFHHRDGSTRWLQTTKLPYTSLSTGEVAVLGLSVDITNRKLADEALKNSEERFRAIFNQTYQFTGIVDLDGILVQVNDSALKIFSLTRTEVVGKPFCQSGWWEQDDKTQDWINSIIKRASEGEIIREETIHVLPDGSRLNLDFSIKPAIDENGEILFLIPEGRDITALKKTEEELRQLNEELEHRVSERTRNLEEAKRELENSLNELHKMQEELILSEKLAALGGLVAGVAHEINTPLGIGVTASSFLQESMVKLNRKFDEGSLKRSDLEKFIATGTESTSSILTNLNRAAELIRSFKQVAADQSSEIPRTFNLREYIDEVLLSLRPKYKRTNHTIENTCPDVTIFSYPGAFMQIVTNLLVNSLTHAFEENEAGHITISGKVEDDSLMFTYSDDGMGIPPQIMDKVFEPFYTTKRGKGGTGLGLHIVFNTVTQTLGGTIRFTSAPGEGTTFTIQLPVDTNPENNDTDQL; encoded by the coding sequence ATGACGCAACATTCCAGCCGGTTACCAAAGGCGCTGGGCGCCACCATCATCGTCATGTTTCTGGCTGTACTTGGTGTTGTCCCGTGTTCGTCATCCAGTGCGGCCGAGCAGCAAAGCCAAATCACACTGCAACTCAGCGGACCGCACCAATTTCAGTTCGCAGGCTATTACGCCGCATTGGAAAAAGGGTTCTACCGTCAGGAAGGGCTAGAGGTGTCCCTTATCGAGCGCAGTCCGAAAATGGATGCAACCACCGAAGTCATCGATGGCCGCGCCGATTTCGGGGTGAACGGCCCAAAGATACTGCTCGACTACTTTGAAGGCGCACCTATCCGCGTGTTGGCTGCCATTTTTCAGCATTCACCGGACATCATCATTTCAAGAGACGATGCCGGGATCAACGGCCCTCCCTATCTGCGCGGCAAACGGTTCACCATCGACAGATCAACCCCGCCAGCCATCCTCGGCATGCTCAAGACACAGGGAGTCGATCCTCAGACCTTCATGACGGAGGCATCTCCACCAACCGTGGGCGACATCATCAACGGTTCCGCCGACGCCATCGTCGGTCGACAGACCGAACATCCCTTTGCGTTACGACAGGCAGGAATCCCCATCAGTTCCATGCGCCCCATATCATACGGCATAGACTTCTACGGCGATTGCCTGTTTACATCGGAGCGTCTGGCAAAAAAAGATCCGGCACTGGTCGAAGCATTCACCCGTGCGAGCCTCAAGGGGTGGGACTATGCCATGGCTCACTCCAATGAAATCATCGGGGTCATCTATTCCAAATATGTCACCAACCGTTCATGGAGCGCTCTGGTATTCGAAGCCAAGGCCATGCGGGGGCTGCTCCTGCCGAAACTGGTGCAAACCGGCAGCATGACGCATAACCGCTGGGAGCATATCGCGGACGTATACCGCGACATAGGCCTGACGAGCAATGAACGCCCGCTGGATGATTTCATCTATGTTTCCCGTTCGGAGCGCAAGGTGGAATGGCTCAAGAGATGGTCGCCATATCTGCTCCCGACAGGCCTGGTAGCCGCTCTGATGACCTTGACTCTGCTGTTCTTCAACCGCCGCCTGAAAAACGGAATCGAGCGGCGAACACGAGAACTCGAAAACAGCCGCCAAAGCCTGCGACAGGTCATCGATCTCGTTCCGGACATGGTTTATGTCACGAACAGGGAAGGCCTCTTCCTTCTCGCCAACCGGGCTGCGGCAGATTACCACGGCTTCACGGTGAACGAGCTGACTGGAAAGAAACTGACTGACGTCTACAATCAGGCAGAAGCGCAGCGGCTGATTGCTGAAGACCTTGAAGTACTCGACACAGGCTTCCCCAAGGTCGTTCTAGAAGAACCGTTCCATCATCGGGACGGCAGTACCCGTTGGCTCCAAACGACCAAGCTCCCATATACCTCACTCAGTACGGGAGAAGTGGCAGTCCTCGGCCTGTCCGTAGACATCACCAACCGCAAGCTGGCCGACGAGGCCCTCAAGAACAGCGAGGAACGGTTCCGCGCCATCTTCAATCAGACATACCAGTTCACCGGCATCGTGGACCTCGACGGCATTCTGGTTCAGGTCAACGATTCTGCGCTGAAAATATTCAGCCTCACACGCACTGAAGTGGTCGGCAAACCGTTCTGCCAATCTGGCTGGTGGGAACAGGACGACAAAACCCAGGATTGGATCAACAGCATTATCAAACGGGCAAGTGAAGGCGAAATCATACGTGAGGAAACCATACATGTTCTCCCGGATGGAAGCCGGCTGAATCTGGACTTCTCCATCAAGCCCGCCATAGACGAAAACGGCGAAATACTCTTCCTCATTCCGGAAGGACGCGACATCACGGCCTTGAAAAAGACAGAAGAGGAACTCAGGCAGCTCAACGAAGAACTTGAGCACCGTGTATCCGAACGCACACGCAACCTTGAAGAAGCCAAGCGGGAACTGGAAAACTCGCTGAATGAACTGCACAAAATGCAGGAAGAACTGATCCTTTCAGAAAAGCTGGCAGCCCTTGGCGGGTTGGTCGCAGGGGTGGCGCACGAAATAAACACCCCACTGGGCATTGGCGTCACCGCAAGTTCATTCTTGCAGGAGAGCATGGTCAAACTGAACCGAAAGTTCGACGAGGGCAGTCTCAAACGTTCTGATCTGGAAAAATTCATCGCCACAGGCACCGAATCCACATCCAGCATCCTCACGAACCTGAACAGGGCGGCCGAGCTCATCAGGAGCTTCAAGCAGGTTGCAGCGGACCAGTCTTCCGAAATCCCCCGCACCTTCAATCTGAGGGAGTACATCGACGAAGTGCTGCTCAGCCTGCGACCCAAATACAAACGTACCAATCACACCATTGAAAACACCTGTCCTGACGTAACAATATTCAGCTACCCGGGCGCGTTCATGCAAATCGTCACCAACCTGCTGGTCAACTCCCTGACCCATGCGTTCGAGGAGAACGAAGCCGGTCACATCACTATCAGCGGCAAGGTTGAAGACGACAGCCTGATGTTTACCTACAGCGACGACGGCATGGGCATTCCGCCCCAGATCATGGACAAGGTTTTCGAACCATTCTATACCACGAAGAGAGGAAAGGGAGGCACCGGCCTCGGACTGCACATCGTGTTCAACACTGTTACCCAGACCCTGGGCGGAACCATCCGGTTCACCAGCGCTCCCGGCGAAGGCACTACCTTCACCATACAACTCCCCGTAGATACAAATCCGGAAAACAACGACACGGACCAGCTATGA